Below is a genomic region from Mycolicibacter hiberniae.
TGCCAGGCCGTGCGGGGTCTCCACCGCGCAGCAGCCACAGCTCCTCCTGCTGGCCGATGTGGGCCAGGTCCCACACCAGCGGGCTCATCAGCGGGTCGTACTGGCGCAGCAACTCGGTGTCATCGAGGGCCACGAGCGCCAGCGTGCGCTCACGCGCCCGCGTCAGGTCGCGGACCAAGGTCTCCCGTGCGGTCATGACTGTCCGCGGGCCAACCGGGTCACCAGAGCCGGGACGCCGGCCTCGGCCGCGTGCTGGGTGACGTCGTCGGCCGGGCAGCGGCCGCGCTCGACCATGGCGGCCAGCCGTTGCATACCCTCGCGCAGCGACTCCGGCGCCCGCTCGGCCGCCAGGCGAACGCAGTGCCCGGCGGCCGCATGCAGCCGCGGGTCGCCCAGGCCGACTCGCGCGGCGACATCCCAGGCAGTTGCGACGGGTTCGACGGCTTCGGCGGCACTGTTGGCGGCGGCGGGGTCGTCGAGCAGGGTGGCCAGCATAAAGACCAGCGCCGGCCAGAGCGTGTCGCCGACGCTGTCGAGGTAACGGATCTCCAGCCAGCCCCGCGGGCGCACCGGCGGGAACAGGGTGGTCAGGTGGTAGTCGAGGTCTTCGATGCCGGCGCGGCGCCCGCCGAGGCGAATCCGCCCGTCGGCCCAGTCGGCGAACGGCACGTACCTGCTGACCGGAATCGCTTCGGGTGTGTGCACCAGCATGACCGGCGCCTTGAGCGCGTAGCGCGCCCAGTCGGTGGCGGGGTCGGTGCCGTCAAGGCCCAGGACCGGACCGCAGCGGGCCGAATCCAGCCGGCTCCACACCCGCTGCCGAGTGGAGCACCAACCGGAGAAGACACCGCTGAGCAGCGGCGAGTTCGCGGCGATCGCGACCATCGTCGGTCCCAGCGCGTGGGCCAGCCGGACCCGGTCAGCCCAACCCGCCCGGGCGCCGGCGTCCAGATTGACTTGGACGGACGCCGTCGCCGTCATCATCGCCGCTCCAGCCGAACCGGTGTGACTGGCGGCGAAGAACTGTTCCATGGCGGCGTAACGCTCGCCCGGGTTGACCCGCCCGGTTGGCCGCAGCGGGTCGGCGCCCAGTTGCACCAGACCGAGCCCGGCGTCGGCGAACGTGGACCGCAGCACCGCCTGATCGGCGGTCATCGCCTCGATCGCGGCGAGGGCACCGTCCAACGGCGGGCCGGAGAGTTCCACCGCGCCGCCCGGTTCGACGGTGACGGCACTTCCTCCGGGTAATTCCGGAACGTGACGCAAGACGTCACCGATCTCGGCCCAACCGGGGCGCCGGTGCGGATCGGCCGGGTCGAAGCAGTGTGCCTCGATTTCCAGGCCTACCCGGCCATGCGGGGCGTCGGTGAGGCAACGTTGGATGATGTAGTCGGCCGCGTCGGAAGCACCCGACAGTTCCGGCCCGCCCAGGCACGGTTCATCGCCGCGGGACAATTGCGTCGCCGCGGCGAAACCCATCTCAACCCCTCCCCCGTCGATCCTCCGACGCTACCGGAGTGCACCGACACGTTGTCCGGCGTTTACTGACCCAAAGAGTTCTGCATGGCGCCGGCCAGCACATTCACCGCCGGGCCGGCGTTGCCCGACTGGCAGACTTTGGCTTGCAGCAACACATTGGCCCGCAATCGGGTCTGGTTGAAACAGCGCCGGGCGGTGCCGGCCTCCTGCTTGGTCCAGGCCGCGTCGGTTGCGGTGGCCGGTCCGCCGCCGAATGCCCAGACCTGCGTGACTCCACTCGCCAGGTGCATCGCGGTGGTCCGGCCCGAGCAGCCCACGGTTCGGTCCACGACACGGCGGAAGGCGCCGGTGGCCGCCTCGTTGCTGGCGAACACCCCCACCGCCTGCTTGACGAAATGGCCCTGATCGGTGGCCGACGTCTGGGTGACGGCGCTGTTGAAGGACGCCAGGTCAGGATCGTTGAAGACCTCGGGCAGGCCGATGTCAGCCCAGTTGTTGCACGCCGGGTCGTCGACCCAGAACGCCTGGAACGGCTCGCCCGAGACGGCCTCGAACGTCATCGGGGAGCCGACGATGTTGCCCACCGAACCCCGGGGCAGTACCGCATAGGACACCACGCCCGGCTCCGAGGGGCCGGCGCCGGCCACCGGAGCGACCGCCCCGCCGGCGGCAACCAGGCCCAGCACCACCCGCAGGGTTGCGGTGGCCCGCCGGCCGTCAAGCAAGGTTGGCCCGCACCCCGGCCTCGACCGCGCTGCCCAGATCGGGGTCGACGTTGTGCCAGTATTCGAATACCCGCGACAGCACCGGTTCGGTGACACCCGCCGAGACGTGCCCAATGATGTTGGCCGCCAACCGCTTGCGTTCATCGTCGTCGAGGACGTCACGGACCAGGGTGCGCGCCTGGCTGAAATCGTCGTCGTCGGGGCGCAGGGTGTAGGCGGCGCGCACCATATCCCCGTCGGAGTACCACCGGACTTCGGCGGCCCGGGCCGGGTCGGCCTTGGGACCGCCCATCGAGTTCGGCGCGTACACCGGGTCCGTCGCGTTGACGAACCGCATGGCACCGTCTTTGGAATAGCTGTGCACCTCGACTTTCGGTGCGTTGACCGGCAATTGACTGTAGTTCGTCCCGATCCGGGCCCGGTGGGCGTCGGCGTAGGAGAAACCTCGGGCCAGCAGCATCTTGTCCGGGCTCAAGCCGGTTCCGGGAACCGTGTTGTTGGGCTGAAACGCCGCCTGCTCGATCTCGCTGTGATAGTCGGTGACGTTGCGGTCCAGCGTCAGCTTGCCCACATCGATCAGCGGGTAGTCGCCGTGCGGCCAGACCTTGGTGAGATCGAATGGGTTGTAGCGATAGGTCTTCGCCTCCTCAAACGGCATGATCTGCATCTTCAGCGTCCAACTCGGATGCTCGCCGCGCTCGATCGCGTCGTAGAGGTCACGCTGGTGGTAGTCGGCGTCAACGCCGGCCAGCCGGTCGGCCTCGTCCTGCGTAAGACACTCAACGCCCTGATCGCTGATGAAGTGGTATTTCACCCAGAAGATCTCGCCGGCCGCGTTGATCCAGCTGTAGGTATGGCTGGAGTAGCCGTTCATCTGGCGCCAGCTTTTCGGAATCCCGCGATCACCCATCAACCAGGTGACCTGGTGGGCGGATTCGGGTGACAGCGTCCAAAAGTCCCACTGCATGTTGTGGTCGCGCAGATTGTTGGCCGCGCGGCGCTTCTGGGAACGGATGAAGTGCTGGAACTTCAGCGGATCACGCAGGAAAAAGATCGGCGTGTTGTTGCCGACCATGTCGAAGTTGCCCTCCGAGGTGTAGAACTTGGTCGCGAAACCGCGCGGGTCCCGCCAGGTGTCGGGGCTGCCCCGCTCGCCCGCGACGGTGGAGAACCGGGTCAGGGTTTCGGTCCTGGCGCCGGGCGCAAAGACCGCCGCCCTGGTGTAGCGGGTGACGTCCGCGGTGACTTCGAAACGCCCATACGCTCCACCGCCCTTGGCATGCGGCTGCCGTTCCGGGATCCGCTCCCGGTTGAACATCGCCATCTGCTCGATCAGATAGTGGTCTTGCAACAGAATGGGCCCGTCCGGGCCGACGGTCAGCGATTCGTCGTCGCTGGGCGCCGGAATTCCGGCATCGGTGGTGGTGTGGTGCTCGGTCATCTGCTTGTCTCCTCTTGCCGTTCAAGAGCTGTTGACGCAAAGCGTGTGACTAAAACCTGACGAGCGTGCGTTTTT
It encodes:
- a CDS encoding catalase, whose protein sequence is MTEHHTTTDAGIPAPSDDESLTVGPDGPILLQDHYLIEQMAMFNRERIPERQPHAKGGGAYGRFEVTADVTRYTRAAVFAPGARTETLTRFSTVAGERGSPDTWRDPRGFATKFYTSEGNFDMVGNNTPIFFLRDPLKFQHFIRSQKRRAANNLRDHNMQWDFWTLSPESAHQVTWLMGDRGIPKSWRQMNGYSSHTYSWINAAGEIFWVKYHFISDQGVECLTQDEADRLAGVDADYHQRDLYDAIERGEHPSWTLKMQIMPFEEAKTYRYNPFDLTKVWPHGDYPLIDVGKLTLDRNVTDYHSEIEQAAFQPNNTVPGTGLSPDKMLLARGFSYADAHRARIGTNYSQLPVNAPKVEVHSYSKDGAMRFVNATDPVYAPNSMGGPKADPARAAEVRWYSDGDMVRAAYTLRPDDDDFSQARTLVRDVLDDDERKRLAANIIGHVSAGVTEPVLSRVFEYWHNVDPDLGSAVEAGVRANLA
- a CDS encoding sensor domain-containing protein, whose product is MRVVLGLVAAGGAVAPVAGAGPSEPGVVSYAVLPRGSVGNIVGSPMTFEAVSGEPFQAFWVDDPACNNWADIGLPEVFNDPDLASFNSAVTQTSATDQGHFVKQAVGVFASNEAATGAFRRVVDRTVGCSGRTTAMHLASGVTQVWAFGGGPATATDAAWTKQEAGTARRCFNQTRLRANVLLQAKVCQSGNAGPAVNVLAGAMQNSLGQ
- the egtA gene encoding ergothioneine biosynthesis glutamate--cysteine ligase EgtA: MGFAAATQLSRGDEPCLGGPELSGASDAADYIIQRCLTDAPHGRVGLEIEAHCFDPADPHRRPGWAEIGDVLRHVPELPGGSAVTVEPGGAVELSGPPLDGALAAIEAMTADQAVLRSTFADAGLGLVQLGADPLRPTGRVNPGERYAAMEQFFAASHTGSAGAAMMTATASVQVNLDAGARAGWADRVRLAHALGPTMVAIAANSPLLSGVFSGWCSTRQRVWSRLDSARCGPVLGLDGTDPATDWARYALKAPVMLVHTPEAIPVSRYVPFADWADGRIRLGGRRAGIEDLDYHLTTLFPPVRPRGWLEIRYLDSVGDTLWPALVFMLATLLDDPAAANSAAEAVEPVATAWDVAARVGLGDPRLHAAAGHCVRLAAERAPESLREGMQRLAAMVERGRCPADDVTQHAAEAGVPALVTRLARGQS